DNA sequence from the Anguilla anguilla isolate fAngAng1 chromosome 4, fAngAng1.pri, whole genome shotgun sequence genome:
AGCAGcgttcacagcactgtatgcgTGTTCGTTTCCAGCAGCAGTGTCTTAATGTCCTTTATGGATTGCTTACACtgcaaaaactaaaacataagTCAACAAATactcatccatccattcattaccTACACCCGCTTATTCcaggtcagggtcacgggggatgctgcagcctatcccagcatgcatttggcaagaggcaggaataccccctggacaggccgccaatctatcgcagtcTTGTATTTAGAcctaaaatcttatttctattactttatttttgctaaataagacaaaaatattgccaatgaggtgagccAGATTCAAGACATGTTTTTGCAGTGTATCTATCCCTTCATACTTCACTCATGTGGCATGCATCTCTAACATGGCACTGGTTTGACTTTATAGCTGTTCTAGTCTCTGTCTCATGTGGTGGGTGGTCTTCTATGTTAAGTGCACCTATTGGAAGTCATTTTGtatgtgtctgctaaatgttgAAATTGTATCTAGTAACAGGACATGGTGACACATCCTTCCCTGCCCTTCcctgaccccccgcccccccccccccccccccccccccccttagctGCCCTCGCGGAACCCGCGCCCGACGCTGAGGGTGTGGTCCAATCAGCAGGGAGCTCCAGCCCCAGCAGCTACTTTGTGCGCCTGGGCAAGCTGTCCTCCAAGGTGCAGGAGCGCGCCCTGGAGCAGTCCCTGGCCAAGGCCCAGCGGGCCCGGGACGTCACCCGCTCGGCCGCGGCCCAAATCGGCAGCACCCTGGACCTGCTGGAGGGCGCGCGGGCCACCCTGGCCACCGCCAACGCCCACCTGGGCGGGGCCTcggagcagctgcagcagcgctGGGCCGAGTGGCAGCAGGCCCTgcccagggagagggaggaggagaagaaggagggacagggaggggagaAGAGCGAGGGGGACCAGGGAGAGGTAGGAGAGACCGCAGGTTTAGACCCTCGGTTACTTATGGTGAACCTCAGCTCAACTGTCTTAGCTCCTTTACCCCTTGAACTGTCACCTTAACTCATtaagctgtgacatcacaaattagTGTTTAGAATGTCCTTTGCTGAACaatctaatgctgatgtaacaatcacgaCTGGTCATTGAAAACAATGGCTTTCTAGAACACtgtcttggaattttgaaaaaaaaaaaaaacattccaaaagggCCTCCTCTACAAAAGGGTTAAAATCAGTGACCGATTCAGACCCAGgcaaccaggtgaggtgaggcAACGGTTATTGGCTGTTTCAGTTTGAGCAGTGAAGCTCTGATTGACAACAGAAACTGCACAccctgctgccccctggtggcgggAGCAAATATTTCTGGTTTAACTCATTATTTTGCATGTACTCTTTACATGCTGAGAACCAGATTAGCAGGTTTAAAAGCTCATATAATGGGAgatgtgcctttttttttttagttacaaATACTGAGGATTGCTTTCTAGAGCTCACTGCCAACATGATGTCATTGACAAGTATGGTCTTGTGTAGACCTGCGAAGTTGATACCACCTGTTCTTGTGAGTGCAATGTTGCAGACAGAAAGTCCAGCAACGTGAAAACTGGAGATGAAGGAatggcattgtgtgtgtgtatgtgagtgtgtgtgtgtggtcaccCTGTCAGTATAACACACCACATgtacccttgtgtgtgtgtgtgtgtgtgtctatgcgagtgtgtgtgtgtgtgtgtgtggacacccTGGCAGTATAACACACCACAtgtccccctgtgtgtgtgtgtgtgtgtgtgtgtgtgtgtggacacccTGGCAGTATAACACACCACATgtacccttgtgtgtgtgtgtgtgtctatgcgagtgtgtgtgtgtgtgtgtgtgtgtgtgtgtgtgtggacagccTGGCAGTATAATACACCACATgtccccctctgtgtgtgtatgtgtgtgtgtgtgtggacagccTGGCAGTATAACACACCACAtgtaccttgtgtgtgtgtgtgtgtgtctatgcgagtgtgtgtgtgtgtgtgtgtgtggacagccTGGCAGTATAACACACCACAtgtccccctgtgtgtgtgtgtgtgtgtgtgtgtgtgtggacacccTGGCAGTATAACACACCACATgtacccttgtgtgtgtgtgtctatgcgagtgtgtgtgtgtgtgtgtgtgtgtggacagccTGGCAGTATAACACACCACAtgtccccctgtgtgtgtgtgtgtgtgtgtttccagcaGCTGGAGTGGCGGGCCCTCTCCATGGTCCGGGGCCTCAGTGGGCAGGTGCAGGCCGCCTGCTCCGGGGTGGTGTCCAGCGCTCAGGGGCTCCCTGGAGCCGTGCAGGAGCAGCTGGCCAATGCCCGTCAGGTGGCCCAGGAGCTGCACTCGTCCCTGGGCAACACCagcaccctctccccccacatCCTGGAGCAGACTCGACTCCACCTGGCGCAGGTATACACCTGCACTGACCGCACCTGTCTCACTTCTGTCTCGCTTAATGTCACTCGTCCTGccttgggcggcagtgtagtgtaacggGTAAAGAGTTGGTCTCATAACcggaaggtcacaggtttgattcccataTAGGAACAGTgtcactgtacccttgagcaagatacttaatctgcattgcttaagtacatatccagctgtgtaaatggattcaaagtaaatgctgtgtaaaaatagtgaaagtcgctctggataagagcgtctgctaaacgcctgtaatgtaatgtaatgttgaaaaAAGGCCAGGGTGCATTTTGAGGAGGCGTCTCAGGGTAGGAGTGCTGGGGGTGTTTCACGAAGCACCATTACTGAGTTACCGGGGTAACTGCGCTGACTAAAACCCGGAAAAGCTGCttttacttcagtccacgtTCCACATTTGGTagtgttccgggttttactcagtacagttatccagctaactccgcaatcctgcttcctgaaacgAGGCCCTGATCAAATCGGCAGCTTTGCCTTGTAGCTCACGCTGGATCAGGTCAGTATACGGACGGGCGATACCTAACCCTGTATCGGTACTCCTGCTCTCGAGCTACTTTATAAACAAGGGCCTGAGTCACACCCGCTAACATTAGCTGcctcacatactgtatgtggttTAGATTGTGTGAATTTCGGTctggtgtatttttaaaaattattttttccccccacaggtTCAGCGTTCTCTCGACGGCGTGACAGAATACCTTCTCAACAACACCCCCCTCAACTGGCTGGTGGGGCCATTTGCACCTCAAATCACggaaggtggggagggggaaccTGGAGATAAGGACATCCCTAAAAATCAGTGAGCGGTAAATGAGCACTGAAAGGAAAGAGGAAACATGGTAACACTTCACAATGAGGCCACATGATATgccattaactaatgtagttgttggCATGAATTCatgatgtataaatacattaagCATGAAATTCAGTTGGTAgtttacaaatacattaactatTAGTTAATTAACTATTAATGTATTTGGTACatgattattttaaacattagCAAAACATAGGGTAAAGTTAAAATTAGTTAATCATTATCAATtgaattaactgttttttttttccaaccccAATAAGAATTGCCATAatctaatgtagttgttaacatgaattaatgatgtacattaacaaagctgtacagaTTAACTTTTCGGTAGTTAGTATTTagcaactacattagttaatgccaggtcatgtgaccttattgtgaAGTGTTACTGGAAAAATATCTGATGACTGCACATCCTGTTCTTTTTCAACAAAGACTGTGTCAGCTTGAATGTTCTGTAATACGTTGCATATAATTGTCTAAGAGGTAATATAATATGTACTTATAAAAGTCTGCAAAAATagatataataaaaaatttaaaaggctcatattcatttttcagcaaTGTAGTTATTTTTATGATATAGGGTCTGTTGACGGCTGcagatacagtatgtgtaaaCATTGTCATTAGTCATTTGTGAAATTGAatattgccattttgtttttaatggaaaaaaggaaTTCACTTGAACAGAGTTCATACTCTCgcagacaaaaacacagcacaggctcGGGTTTATCGTCATTTGTCTATTGTGTCTCAGCTCCAGAAGTATTTAAGTCAGGAGTAAGTCAAAGCTTTTCTCTATTAGTACTCTGGAAATAAGCCTGTTGACAATTGTATGTGTGGTGTTTGCCTATCTTTTACACTCCAACAGATTGGCTGGGTGTTGtactatgtgcgtgtgtgtgtgtgcgcgcatgatCCCTGATTTGAGGTAATTTCTCACTGCTATTAATGTAAAAAGAGAATGTAGTTTCCCTTACCTGATGTGTTCACCTGTGATTAAAGAAATACCCTAATTAAAACGGGTCAAAGCTTCTGTCTCTTCCCTGTTTGGTCCtttaattcataattacatAAGTTGGACACTGCACGTGATATTGAAGAAGGTGCAAATGCAGCTTGCTAGAGCAAATATTTCTATTCTCAAGCAGCATGAGCTCGGGAAAGGACGTGCAAGGTTGCAACAAACTGACATGTAACTAGAGTGGATCTGTCAGTAAAaaaagaccaggttaaaacctagtatatggttGGACCtaacacgtgatccggccgaccaatggtgtaacttcataactcggccgaccaatggtgtaacttcatcactcagtcacagacactccgctgttgcggtccaacCAAAAATGGTCTTCGCGCCAAATTACAGTAGCAATACTTGACCTCTAGGGGGCGATTGTGGGGGGGAAACATTTACTGAATGTTGAAGAGGCATCACACAGGTAATACAGGTagggagaaataaataataaagtaggCAGAATATATAATGAAATGGTTGACGTAGAactgttttatgttgtttgcaaaaaaggaaaaaatatagaTTAAGAGCAAATTGAGGAATTTATCAAATTACTGTACAATTATACAATGAATACATATATTGTTGCTACAGAGCCTAAACTGTTTGGTAGCCTACAATGCCACATTTTTTAGTTTATCTCGGCAACTGAAACAAATAGAAAAGACGCGAAACCTTTTAACTTTCTGCGTGCAGAAACACCAACCCACCCCACAATACAACTTAATTGAATATTAACTGACATCGGTTCGGTGAAACCATTTTACACACACCTTACATCTCACCTCGTCAGGATTAGCTAATTACTAAATTATGATTACACGCTGTCTGCATAGGAAATCTGTTGGGTTACTGTACTGTTGAGTTTGGTAACTTTTGTCCACGGTGCCTGTAGGCTATCTGGTCTGGCATACCTGTGtcaacctttttcttttctttcacattttggGGATGGAAAAATAGTGTTCATTCCGGGGACTGAAGTGTACCAgttaatcaaatttttttttttgggggggggggggtcggggggtcggGCTCTGCGTCTACACCCGTCCGGTTTTCCCGTTACAGTTGCTGTGAACAATAGCGCATATAACCCAACTGCTGACGTCACGGCTCGTTGTTTGGAATGACTACTTGGGTCTGGGGCTGGGGGAGGCCGCGCACAGAACCGGGGGCAGATTAGCCGtagctagctatatagctaACATTTAGCTAACATTAACGTATTCTGCTGAAGATCAAGGTCGACGACAGCCTCGGCTCTAGCGATAACAGGTACTGTAGATAGAATGTAAAACCTCTGACTCTGTTTTTGAGGATATGGAAAAACTATCTTCTGCCAAAAACAATAGTCTCTGCATATCTTCTCTAGTCTACCGCCATGTTTCCGTATCTTAACTGCTAGCTAGCCAGATCGTAAGCTTGTTAGCTATCTTTAGCTAACTTAACTCGGCTGAAAACAATAGACTAGCTACCCAACTAATCTTAGTATATTTTCACAACGAGGCTAGTATAACTACCTAATTTTATCAAACcagctaaaaaataataatacggTTGCTAGTTCGCTTGCTAACTAGTTGGCTACATAAGTCTGAAGATGTGTTTAAGTTGACCTAGGAAATAGcttcagctagctagctgtgtaacgttatttgtttgCCTCTGATGTGATGCCAATCTCAAGAAGCAGTTTTTCCCGTATGTATACAAATGTGAAGTACCTACTGTGTGTGAACGTTGCCTATCTAGAGGTGGATGTATTATTGGCTAACTACacattatgtttattgtttatggCTAGTTGTACGTTACCAAACTTGGCGAACAGACAATCGTCGTGGTTGATTGTCCCAGCTTGCAAACAATAGCTATACTTATCGCAGGCTGCCTGTCAGCTAGCTAGGTATAGTTAGTAAGCTTGTCAGTGTTAGCCAAGTTAATATTAGTTCGGTAGACTAGTCTTAacgttaaaatatttatgaacaaGATTTATGAAAGGCAGAGTAGATACGGCGAGCTTCCGCTAGCTGACTTCATAATAGTAATTGGTAGACTACCAAAATAACCTAACAGAGCTATTTAGAGAGGAAGTTggatgattacattacattacattacattataggcatttagctgacgctcttatccagagcgacttacaacagtgatTAGACTTGTGTTCTTCGGGTTCTACTGGCTAGCAAGCTACCATTTCTAGTCAGTTATAGATTAGATAGCGAATAGCTCAAATTCATCAGTTGGTTGCTAGTTGGGTGTCTAGGAGGAAGGGCAGAattgtggagggtgggggtggtgttggcTTGTGTTGTTCGTTTGTGTAGCGAGTTGATGTTTCCTGGCTCTACTTCATTCCCTTAATTGGTTATTATGGGTATTCAATATACGCTTCCTCGGACACACACGTAAATTTGTTAGTCAGCTGGTTTGACAGACCCCGAGAGACCTCAGACTGCAGTACCGCTTTGTCTTATAAGATGTGTTGCTATGTTAGCTGGTTATCGAGTGCAGTAAGTCCCGCCCCTCGCCAGGGTTGGCTCGCTTCCGCAATGTAAAAAGGTAGCTTACCTTGATTGGTCAGTTACCGACGAAAAACTTGTGAACTAGAAACAAAGGACCGCAAAGGCAAAACAAGTAACTCGGTGGAGTAACATTAACTAAATTATAAGCAGCAGCTTCCGTTAGTTGTTTGAAGCTGTAAAGCCATGttgattgagtttttttttgtggcattcACTAAAATATGATCCCCTGTTTTCAGGACTGTCCTCCCTCACCTCTCCGCCCTTCCCTGTCTGCGAGTATGGCTCAGGAAACAAACCAGACACAGGTGCCAATGCTGTGCACCACGGGCTGTGGTTTCTACGGTAACCCGCGCACCAACGGCATGTGCTCAGTCTGCTACAAGGAGCACCTTCAGAGACAAAAGGGAGGGGGTCGTGCCAGCCCCCCAGGTAGGTAGGGGAGCGGTGACCTGGtgggttggttggggggggggtgggggtggggggcatgcTTGGAGCGGGACAGAGAAGTAAACATTTTTATCTACCAGCCGACGACAGATGTGGATTCCTGGAACTTGTTAAGCTAGTTGTTCGAGGCTTTAGCTGTAATAAATCACCGCTCGAGTGCAATTTGCATGCATGACTGTGCATTCATGTGCACATAAAagtatataatttgtttttgtactttttgcGGTTTTTGCCTTCGGTAACACCTCAGTGTTTGTTCCCGGCAGTCGCGGCAGCTCCCGCGGTGTCCCCGGCAGCGGCTGGTGTTTCCGTGGAGACCGCACCCGACCCCAGCACAGATGGATTCACCAAATCCGAGGAAAGGAAGTCCAGGTATGGGGCGTTGACCTTCCGTGGTAAACATCAGGCCTTGTTAACTCCGCGCGTCTCCGGGGCCCCCGCTGCTCAGCTTTATCGCTAAACGTTGCCCTCCTTCCGTGAGGGTCCATgagctctttgtgtgtgtttagtgaCACATCCGAAGCCGTCTCCGAGTCTGAATCTGGCTGCGATATTCGGTGTTCAGAAAGTCCGTAATTCACGCATTAGCAGGAAGAATTGCATCCCTGATACTTGAGACagttggagggaaaaaaaaacaagcgagATTGACATTGACCCTGCTGATGATGCTCAGCATTGTTCTGGAGGTGATCTTCTTTAAGTTGAACATTGGATGCAGCTGGTCCATGACAAACAGTGCGCGTAACTAAGAGGTTGCGGTACGTTTGCATTACAATGGCgtttatttttatccatttgtacagctggttGAGTGCCTTCCAcaggggtacaatggcagtgttctacctgggaaaCAAACCTTTGTGTTagaaggccagttccttacccattatactactctGCCACCTTCTGTTTGCTAGTTAGATTCCCAACTGAAGCACTGCTGTTGAGCTCTTGAGCGAAGAACTTCGCAGGAATCCAGTTCTGCAGTAAATATCCTGCTGGATAAATTGATACTACATAATGGAAGTGTAATCTGTGTGAGCCGTTCTGCGTTAGAGCCTCTCTTAAAGGCCATAAGTGTAACAGTGTTTAACGTAAATACTTAATGCAGGGCTCCCACGTGTCCTGGAAaacctggatttttttttgaaatgcaattttCCAGTCATGTAAAATGAGTAAATAGCTTAAATCCCCTGAAAAATAATTAGTTGtcctggaaaatgttttttttttttttagtgtaacCTTTTTGGCCAAAACTACTGATGCCCTGGTCTGCGATAGGGCAGGGGGATGTTGCAATCTCACCTCTTATCCAGaatcacacaccccccccccccccccccccgatataTTATTGATGTGGTAGTGTATTGAAAACGGTGGGAACCCTGCTGATTACCTGATTCCCGGCTTGTAGTTCTCCCAGCCCAGTCACCCAGCAGATGATAGCCATGAGCCTGTCCCAGGACAGCGGGACCACCGACTCGGACCGagcggaggaggaagaggaggggactTCCAAAtctacaggtgagagagagccgCGTTCCTCCTGATCCGCCGTGTCTCCGGTGAGGCGTTTGGTCCCGCGAAATTTCACGTTTTGTCGTCTGCTTGTTTTCTACCTTCGTTTCTTCCGACGAGAAAAGCGGAGACTGTCCTGTGAAGagagaagcttttttttttgccaatgaaTTCCTCTACTTTCTTACCTTACACTTTCGTTTCATTTGAAGGCAAAGGGTATTGGAGTTTACAGTATTGAACAGCTGCTGTAATCTCCATTGGAGGAATCCTGCCCGGTTTCCTTGGTGCCATGTGCATTAGCCCTGTTAAAATAAAGCATTGCATTTGGACGTGCCTTTCTTTGCTCTGCGCTGTAGCCTGCCAACGGCGTTAGCGTCCTTAAAAATAGGGCCCTAAGTCTTTTTCTCCCAGGGAAAGTGTTAGTGAGGCAGGTCAAGCTCTCGCTAAGTCTGCGACAGGTTGGCGACTTGGCGTGTCTATTCAGATGCTTTCAGTTGGATTAACTTGCTCAGGTCCGCCCGTGCTGTTTAAGTACGCCTGCGTAGGTGAATGAGAGAGTGGTTTGAAACAGagttattccttttttttgggggggggggcagcaggagtCATGTTTATCCGAAAGCAAGCTGGCTTA
Encoded proteins:
- the plin3 gene encoding perilipin-3 isoform X1; the encoded protein is MAEAEKSPEVSAAAEEPESMEQQSVMSRLGNLPFVSSACGMVSSAYTTTKEGVPLLRGVMGMAESGVQMLGSVATSGSKPLLDRLEPQIAVVNEYAMKGLDKVEQNIPILHQPADKVMSDTVGKVYQSVSGAKEAVTGAVMGAVEMTRAAVSGGLNTVMGSRVGQMVSSGMGVALSHSEDWVEHNLPLTERELAALAEPAPDAEGVVQSAGSSSPSSYFVRLGKLSSKVQERALEQSLAKAQRARDVTRSAAAQIGSTLDLLEGARATLATANAHLGGASEQLQQRWAEWQQALPREREEEKKEGQGGEKSEGDQGEQLEWRALSMVRGLSGQVQAACSGVVSSAQGLPGAVQEQLANARQVAQELHSSLGNTSTLSPHILEQTRLHLAQVQRSLDGVTEYLLNNTPLNWLVGPFAPQITEGGEGEPGDKDIPKNQ
- the zgc:77486 gene encoding AN1-type zinc finger protein 5, whose translation is MAQETNQTQVPMLCTTGCGFYGNPRTNGMCSVCYKEHLQRQKGGGRASPPVAAAPAVSPAAAGVSVETAPDPSTDGFTKSEERKSSSPSPVTQQMIAMSLSQDSGTTDSDRAEEEEEGTSKSTGLALEAPQPSSDGDQTPDKSKKKNRCFTCRKKVGLTGFDCRCGNLFCAIHRYSDKHDCPYDYRGAAAARIRKENPVVVAEKIQKL
- the plin3 gene encoding perilipin-3 isoform X2 — protein: MAEAEKSPEVSAAAEEPESMEQQSVMSRLGNLPFVSSACGMVSSAYTTTKEGVPLLRGVMGMAESGVQMLGSVATSGSKPLLDRLEPQIAVVNEYAMKGLDKVEQNIPILHQPADKVMSDTVGKVYQSVSGAKEAVTGAVMGAVEMTRAAVSGGLNTVMGSRVGQMVSSGMGVALSHSEDWVEHNLPLTERELAALAEPAPDAEGVVQSAGSSSPSSYFVRLGKLSSKVQERALEQSLAKAQRARDVTRSAAAQIGSTLDLLEGARATLATANAHLGGASEQLQQRWAEWQQALPREREEEKKEGQGGEKSEGDQGELEWRALSMVRGLSGQVQAACSGVVSSAQGLPGAVQEQLANARQVAQELHSSLGNTSTLSPHILEQTRLHLAQVQRSLDGVTEYLLNNTPLNWLVGPFAPQITEGGEGEPGDKDIPKNQ